A portion of the Pseudomonas protegens CHA0 genome contains these proteins:
- the nusA gene encoding transcription termination factor NusA, translating into MSKEVLLVVESVSNEKGVPASVIFEALELALATATKKRFEDEVDLRVEINRHTGSYETFRRWTVVEEADLDDPAVETWLSKARETHPDAKVGDVIEEKIESIEFGRIAAQTAKQVIVQKVREAERAQVVDAYRERLGEIISGTVKKVTRDNVIVDLGNNAEALLAREDIISRETFRVGVRLRALLKEIRTENRGPQLILSRTAPEMLIELFRIEVPEIAEGLIEVMAASRDPGSRAKIAVRSKDKRIDPQGACIGMRGSRVQAVSGELGGERVDIVLWDENPAQFVINAMSPAEVAAIIVDEDAHAMDIAVGADNLAQAIGRGGQNVRLASQLTGWTLNVMTESDIQAKQQAETGDILRNFIDELEVDEELAQVLVDEGFTSLEEIAYVPLEEMLNIDGFDEDIVNELRARAKDRLLTKAIATEEKLADAHPAEDLLSLEGMDKDLAMELAVRGVITREDLAEQSIDDLLDIDGIDDDRAGKLIMAARAHWFE; encoded by the coding sequence ATGAGCAAAGAAGTACTGCTGGTTGTTGAGTCGGTATCCAATGAAAAGGGTGTACCGGCAAGCGTAATTTTTGAAGCGCTGGAGCTGGCTCTGGCCACTGCTACCAAGAAGCGTTTTGAGGACGAAGTAGACCTGCGTGTGGAAATCAATCGCCACACCGGTTCCTACGAAACTTTCCGTCGCTGGACGGTGGTCGAAGAAGCCGACCTGGATGATCCAGCGGTCGAGACCTGGTTGAGCAAGGCTCGCGAAACCCATCCCGACGCCAAAGTCGGTGATGTGATCGAAGAAAAGATCGAATCCATCGAGTTCGGCCGCATCGCTGCCCAGACCGCCAAGCAGGTCATCGTGCAGAAGGTTCGCGAAGCCGAGCGCGCACAGGTAGTTGATGCCTATCGCGAGCGCCTGGGGGAAATCATCTCCGGCACCGTGAAAAAAGTGACACGTGACAACGTGATCGTCGACTTGGGTAACAACGCCGAGGCGTTGCTGGCCCGTGAAGACATCATCTCCCGTGAGACTTTCCGGGTTGGCGTGCGTCTGCGCGCGCTGCTCAAGGAAATCCGCACCGAGAACCGCGGCCCGCAGCTGATCCTGTCGCGTACCGCGCCGGAAATGCTGATCGAGCTGTTCCGTATCGAAGTGCCGGAAATTGCCGAAGGCCTGATCGAAGTAATGGCCGCCTCCCGTGATCCGGGTTCGCGGGCCAAGATCGCAGTTCGCTCCAAGGACAAGCGCATCGACCCGCAGGGCGCGTGCATTGGTATGCGCGGTTCGCGCGTCCAGGCCGTTTCCGGTGAGTTGGGTGGCGAGCGTGTGGATATCGTCCTGTGGGATGAGAACCCGGCGCAGTTCGTGATCAACGCCATGTCGCCGGCCGAAGTCGCGGCAATTATCGTCGACGAAGATGCCCATGCCATGGACATCGCCGTTGGCGCAGACAATCTGGCTCAAGCCATCGGTCGTGGTGGTCAGAACGTGCGTCTGGCCAGCCAACTGACTGGCTGGACCCTGAACGTGATGACCGAATCGGACATCCAGGCCAAGCAGCAAGCAGAAACCGGCGACATCCTGCGCAATTTCATCGACGAGCTGGAAGTCGATGAAGAACTGGCACAGGTTCTGGTTGATGAAGGCTTCACCAGCCTGGAAGAGATTGCCTACGTACCGCTGGAAGAAATGCTCAACATCGACGGCTTTGACGAAGACATCGTCAACGAGCTTCGCGCTCGGGCCAAGGATCGCTTGTTGACTAAAGCCATCGCTACTGAGGAAAAGCTGGCAGACGCCCATCCGGCCGAAGACCTGCTCTCGCTTGAGGGTATGGACAAGGATTTGGCGATGGAACTGGCGGTGCGCGGCGTAATTACCCGCGAAGACCTGGCCGAGCAGTCTATTGACGACCTGCTCGACATCGACGGCATTGACGATGATCGTGCCGGCAAGTTGATCATGGCCGCCCGAGCCCACTGGTTCGAGTAA
- the infB gene encoding translation initiation factor IF-2, producing MTQVTVKQLADEVKTPVERLLQQMREAGLPHTAAEEHVSDSEKQSLLTHLKSSHKAKVEEPRKITLQRKTTSTLRVAGSKSISVEVRKKKVFVQRSPEEIEAERQRELEERRAVENAARQKAEEEAKRRAEEEARRQPAPVAEPVAAQAAAPAPAPVVEPVQEAPVATAAPAADARKKDEQRRPDKTRNDDNRRGGDGERKNAPHRASVKEKAPAPRVAPRTTDEESDGFRRGGRGKAKLKKRNAHGFQSPTGPVVRDVQIGETITVGELAQQMSVKAAEVIKFMFKLGTPATINQVLDQETAQLVAEELGHKVTLVSDTALEDSLAESLKFEGEAVARAPVVTVMGHVDHGKTSLLDYIRRAKVAAGEAGGITQHIGAYHVETERGMVTFLDTPGHAAFTAMRARGAKATDIVILVVAADDGVMPQTVEAVQHAQAAGVPLVVAVNKIDKPGADLDRIRSELSVHGVTSEDWGGDTPFVPVSAKMGTGVDDLLEAVLLQAEVLELKATPSAPGRGVVVESRLDKGRGPVATVLVQDGTLRQGDMVLVGSNYGRVRAMLDENGKPIKEAGPSIPVEILGLDGTPDAGDEMSVVADEKKAREVALFRQGKFREVKLARAHAGKLENIFESMGQEEKKTLNIVLKSDVRGSLEALQGALNGLGNDEVQVRVVGGGVGGITESDANLALASNAVLFGFNVRADAGARKIVEQEGLDMRYYNVIYDIIEDVKKALTGMLGSDVRENILGVAEVRDVFRSPKFGAIAGCMVIEGVVHRNRPIRVLREDIVIFEGELESLRRFKDDASEVRAGMECGIGVKSYNDVKVGDKIEVFEKVQVARSL from the coding sequence ATGACGCAAGTCACGGTGAAACAACTGGCCGATGAGGTCAAAACACCGGTAGAGCGCCTGCTGCAGCAGATGCGTGAGGCAGGTCTGCCGCACACCGCCGCCGAGGAACATGTGAGCGACAGTGAGAAGCAGTCGTTGCTGACTCACCTGAAAAGCAGCCACAAGGCGAAAGTGGAAGAACCACGCAAAATTACTTTGCAGCGCAAGACCACCAGCACCCTGCGGGTTGCTGGCAGCAAGAGCATCAGCGTTGAAGTGCGCAAGAAGAAAGTCTTCGTACAGCGCAGCCCGGAAGAAATCGAAGCCGAGCGTCAACGCGAACTGGAAGAACGTCGCGCAGTAGAAAATGCTGCTCGTCAGAAGGCTGAAGAAGAAGCCAAGCGTCGCGCCGAAGAAGAAGCGCGTCGCCAGCCTGCTCCGGTTGCCGAGCCGGTTGCTGCGCAAGCAGCAGCTCCTGCTCCAGCGCCTGTAGTCGAGCCTGTGCAGGAAGCTCCGGTGGCCACTGCGGCTCCAGCAGCTGACGCGCGCAAGAAAGACGAACAGCGCCGTCCGGACAAGACCCGCAACGACGACAACCGTCGTGGCGGCGATGGCGAGCGCAAAAATGCTCCGCATCGTGCTTCGGTCAAGGAAAAGGCGCCAGCTCCGCGCGTTGCCCCACGTACCACCGACGAAGAAAGCGATGGCTTCCGTCGTGGTGGTCGCGGCAAGGCCAAGCTGAAGAAGCGCAATGCTCACGGTTTCCAGAGCCCAACCGGGCCAGTGGTACGTGACGTGCAGATCGGCGAGACCATCACTGTGGGCGAACTGGCCCAGCAGATGTCGGTCAAGGCTGCCGAAGTCATCAAGTTCATGTTCAAGCTGGGTACTCCAGCCACTATCAACCAGGTTCTGGACCAGGAAACTGCCCAGTTGGTTGCTGAAGAACTGGGCCACAAAGTGACCCTGGTCAGCGACACCGCCCTGGAAGATTCCCTGGCCGAGTCCCTGAAGTTCGAAGGTGAAGCGGTTGCCCGTGCGCCGGTCGTGACCGTAATGGGCCACGTTGACCACGGTAAGACCTCGTTGCTGGACTACATCCGTCGCGCCAAAGTGGCCGCGGGCGAGGCCGGCGGCATCACCCAGCACATCGGTGCCTACCACGTAGAAACCGAGCGCGGCATGGTCACTTTCCTCGACACCCCTGGTCACGCCGCGTTTACCGCCATGCGTGCCCGTGGTGCCAAGGCCACCGACATTGTGATCCTGGTGGTTGCAGCGGACGACGGTGTGATGCCGCAGACCGTTGAAGCCGTTCAGCACGCACAAGCTGCCGGCGTTCCGCTGGTGGTTGCGGTGAACAAGATCGACAAGCCGGGCGCAGACCTGGACCGTATCCGCAGTGAGCTTTCGGTTCACGGCGTGACGTCGGAAGACTGGGGTGGTGATACTCCATTCGTACCGGTCTCCGCGAAAATGGGTACCGGTGTCGACGACCTGCTGGAAGCTGTTCTGCTGCAGGCCGAAGTCCTGGAACTCAAGGCGACTCCTTCGGCCCCGGGCCGCGGTGTCGTGGTCGAGTCCCGCCTCGACAAGGGCCGCGGCCCGGTAGCTACCGTGCTTGTTCAGGACGGTACGCTGCGTCAAGGCGACATGGTGCTGGTCGGTTCGAACTATGGCCGCGTGCGCGCCATGCTCGACGAGAACGGCAAGCCAATCAAGGAAGCCGGTCCTTCCATTCCGGTCGAGATCCTCGGCCTGGACGGTACTCCGGACGCTGGCGACGAGATGAGCGTGGTTGCCGACGAGAAGAAAGCCCGTGAAGTGGCTTTGTTCCGTCAAGGCAAGTTCCGCGAGGTCAAGCTGGCCCGTGCTCACGCCGGCAAGCTGGAAAACATCTTCGAAAGCATGGGCCAGGAAGAGAAGAAGACGCTCAACATCGTCCTCAAATCCGACGTCCGTGGTTCGCTGGAAGCTCTGCAAGGCGCTCTGAACGGCCTGGGCAACGACGAAGTGCAAGTGCGCGTAGTGGGCGGCGGCGTCGGTGGTATCACCGAAAGCGACGCCAACCTGGCACTGGCCTCCAACGCTGTACTGTTCGGCTTCAACGTGCGTGCCGATGCCGGCGCACGGAAGATCGTCGAGCAGGAAGGTCTGGATATGCGTTACTACAACGTGATCTACGACATCATCGAAGACGTCAAGAAAGCCCTGACCGGTATGCTGGGCAGCGACGTTCGGGAGAACATCCTGGGTGTTGCCGAAGTTCGCGACGTGTTCCGCTCGCCGAAGTTTGGTGCGATCGCCGGTTGCATGGTCATCGAAGGTGTCGTGCACCGTAACCGTCCAATCCGCGTACTGCGTGAAGACATCGTTATCTTCGAAGGCGAGCTGGAATCCCTGCGCCGCTTCAAGGATGACGCCTCTGAAGTACGTGCCGGTATGGAATGCGGTATCGGCGTGAAGAGCTACAACGACGTCAAAGTCGGCGACAAGATCGAAGTCTTCGAGAAGGTCCAGGTTGCTCGCAGCCTCTAA
- the rbfA gene encoding 30S ribosome-binding factor RbfA gives MAKEYSRTQRIGDQMQRELAQLIRREVKDPRVGLVTITAVEVSRDVGHAKIFITVMGQENAEQIAQSIKVLNSAAGFLRMQLAKEMKLRSVPQLHFHYDESVARGAHLSALIERAVAEDSQHGDAPAPEDAKE, from the coding sequence ATGGCAAAAGAATACAGCCGTACCCAACGTATCGGTGATCAGATGCAGCGCGAACTGGCGCAACTGATCCGTCGTGAAGTCAAGGATCCACGCGTCGGCCTGGTGACCATCACCGCCGTGGAAGTCAGCCGCGACGTCGGCCACGCGAAGATCTTCATCACCGTGATGGGCCAGGAAAACGCCGAACAAATCGCCCAGAGCATCAAGGTGCTGAACTCGGCGGCAGGTTTCCTGCGCATGCAATTGGCCAAGGAAATGAAGCTGCGCAGCGTGCCGCAACTGCACTTCCATTACGACGAGAGCGTGGCCCGCGGGGCGCACCTGTCGGCCCTGATCGAGCGTGCCGTGGCTGAAGACAGCCAGCATGGCGACGCGCCTGCCCCTGAAGACGCCAAGGAGTAA
- the truB gene encoding tRNA pseudouridine(55) synthase TruB encodes MAQVKRIRRNVSGIILLDKPLGFTSNAALQKVRWLLNAEKAGHTGSLDPLATGVLPLCFGEATKFSQYLLDSDKGYETLAQLGKTTTTADAEGEVLQTREVTVGRADIEAVLPEFRGEIKQIPPMYSALKRDGQPLYKLARAGEVVEREPRSVTIARLELLAFEGDTARLAVDCSKGTYIRTLVEDIGEKLGCGAYVAELRRTQAGPFSLAQTVTLEELEAVHAEGGNEAVDRFLMPSDSGLLDWPLLQFSEHSAFYWLNGQPVRAPDAPKFGMVRVQDHNGRFIGIGEVSEDGRIAPRRLIRSE; translated from the coding sequence GTGGCTCAGGTCAAGCGTATCCGTCGTAACGTCAGCGGCATCATCCTCCTGGACAAGCCGCTGGGCTTCACCTCCAACGCGGCGCTGCAGAAGGTCCGTTGGCTGCTCAATGCCGAGAAGGCCGGCCACACCGGTAGCCTCGACCCCCTGGCCACCGGCGTTTTGCCGCTGTGCTTTGGCGAGGCCACCAAGTTCTCGCAATACCTGCTCGATTCCGACAAGGGTTACGAAACCCTGGCTCAGTTGGGCAAGACCACCACCACCGCGGACGCTGAAGGCGAAGTTTTGCAGACCCGCGAAGTGACCGTTGGTCGTGCCGATATCGAGGCGGTATTGCCGGAATTTCGTGGCGAAATCAAGCAGATACCGCCGATGTACTCGGCCCTCAAACGCGATGGCCAGCCACTCTACAAACTGGCTCGTGCAGGGGAAGTGGTGGAGCGCGAACCGCGTTCTGTTACTATTGCGCGCTTGGAATTGCTCGCCTTCGAAGGTGACACTGCTCGCCTGGCGGTGGACTGCAGCAAAGGCACCTATATCCGCACCCTGGTGGAAGATATCGGTGAAAAGCTCGGCTGTGGTGCCTACGTTGCAGAACTGCGACGGACCCAGGCCGGACCTTTCAGCCTGGCCCAGACGGTCACCCTGGAAGAGCTTGAAGCGGTGCACGCCGAAGGCGGCAACGAAGCGGTAGACCGCTTCCTGATGCCATCGGACAGCGGTCTGCTGGATTGGCCGCTGCTGCAGTTCTCGGAGCACAGCGCGTTCTACTGGCTCAACGGCCAGCCGGTACGTGCCCCGGATGCACCGAAGTTCGGCATGGTGCGGGTACAGGATCACAACGGTCGCTTCATCGGTATCGGTGAAGTGAGCGAAGACGGGCGCATCGCGCCGCGTCGACTGATTCGGTCAGAATGA
- the rpsO gene encoding 30S ribosomal protein S15, translated as MALSVEEKAQIVTDYQQAVGDTGSPEVQVALLTANINKLQGHFKANGKDHHSRRGLIRMVNQRRKLLDYLKGKDLSRYSTLIGRLGLRR; from the coding sequence ATGGCACTCAGCGTTGAAGAAAAAGCTCAGATCGTAACCGACTACCAGCAAGCTGTTGGTGACACTGGTTCGCCAGAAGTGCAAGTTGCACTGCTGACCGCCAACATCAACAAACTGCAAGGTCACTTCAAAGCCAACGGTAAAGACCACCACTCCCGTCGTGGCCTGATCCGCATGGTAAACCAGCGTCGTAAGCTGCTGGACTACCTGAAAGGCAAGGACCTGAGCCGTTACAGCACCCTGATCGGTCGTCTGGGTCTGCGTCGCTAA
- the pnp gene encoding polyribonucleotide nucleotidyltransferase, which produces MNPVIKKFQFGQSTVTLETGRIARQASGAVLVTVDDDVSVLVTVVGAKQADPGKGFFPLSVHYQEKTYAAGKIPGGFFKREGRPSEKETLTSRLIDRPIRPLFPEGFMNEVQVVCTVVSTSKKTDPDIAAMIGTSAALAISGIPFDGPIGAARVAFHESTGYLLNPTYEQLAASSLDMVVAGTEEAVLMVESEAKELTEDQMLGAVLFAHDEFQSVIKAVKELAAEAAKPTWDWAAAPEATELLGAIRAEFGEAISQAYTITVKADRYARLGELKDQVVAKLSGEEGQPSASDVKAAFGEIEYRTVRENIVNGKPRIDGRDTRTVRPLNIEVGVLPKTHGSALFTRGETQALVVATLGTARDAQLLDTLEGEKKDPFMLHYNFPPFSVGECGRMGGAGRREIGHGRLARRSVQAMLPAADVFPYTIRVVSEITESNGSSSMASVCGASLALMDAGVPMKAPVAGIAMGLVKEGEKFAVLTDILGDEDHLGDMDFKVAGTAKGVTALQMDIKIKGITEEIMEIALGQALEARLNILGQMNQIIGQSRTELSANAPTMIAMKIDTDKIRDVIGKGGATIRAICEETKASIDIEDDGSIKIFGETKEAAEAARQRVLGITAEAEIGKIYVGKVERIVDFGAFVNILPGKDGLVHISMLSDARVEKVTDILKEGQEVEVLVLDVDNRGRIKLSIKDVAAAKASGV; this is translated from the coding sequence GTGAACCCGGTAATCAAAAAATTCCAGTTCGGTCAGTCGACCGTAACCCTCGAGACTGGCCGTATCGCCCGTCAGGCCTCCGGCGCAGTATTGGTCACCGTTGACGACGACGTCAGCGTATTGGTGACCGTGGTTGGCGCCAAGCAAGCCGATCCAGGCAAGGGCTTCTTCCCTCTGTCTGTTCACTACCAGGAAAAGACTTACGCTGCCGGTAAGATCCCTGGCGGTTTCTTCAAGCGCGAAGGCCGTCCTTCCGAGAAAGAAACCCTGACCTCGCGTCTGATCGACCGTCCGATCCGCCCTCTGTTCCCAGAAGGCTTCATGAACGAAGTGCAGGTAGTCTGCACCGTGGTTTCCACCAGCAAGAAGACCGATCCGGACATCGCTGCGATGATCGGTACCTCGGCTGCCCTGGCCATTTCCGGCATTCCTTTCGACGGCCCGATCGGCGCCGCTCGCGTGGCATTCCACGAAAGCACCGGCTACCTGCTGAACCCGACCTACGAGCAACTGGCTGCTTCGAGCCTGGACATGGTCGTGGCCGGTACCGAAGAAGCTGTACTGATGGTTGAATCGGAAGCCAAAGAGCTGACCGAAGACCAGATGCTGGGCGCTGTACTGTTCGCCCACGACGAATTCCAGTCGGTGATCAAGGCTGTCAAAGAGCTGGCCGCCGAAGCTGCCAAGCCTACCTGGGACTGGGCTGCTGCCCCAGAAGCCACCGAACTGCTGGGCGCTATCCGTGCCGAGTTCGGCGAAGCCATCTCCCAGGCTTACACCATCACCGTCAAGGCCGACCGTTACGCTCGCCTGGGCGAGCTGAAAGACCAGGTCGTCGCCAAGCTCTCCGGTGAAGAAGGCCAGCCTTCGGCGTCCGACGTCAAAGCCGCTTTCGGCGAGATCGAATACCGCACCGTTCGCGAAAACATCGTCAACGGCAAGCCGCGTATCGACGGCCGCGACACCCGCACCGTACGTCCGCTGAACATCGAAGTCGGCGTACTGCCCAAGACTCACGGTTCGGCCCTGTTCACCCGTGGCGAAACCCAGGCCCTGGTGGTTGCGACCCTGGGTACTGCCCGTGACGCACAGCTGCTGGACACCCTGGAAGGCGAAAAGAAAGACCCCTTCATGCTGCACTACAACTTCCCTCCGTTCTCGGTGGGCGAGTGTGGTCGCATGGGCGGCGCTGGTCGTCGTGAAATCGGTCACGGCCGTCTGGCCCGTCGTTCGGTCCAGGCCATGCTGCCAGCCGCCGACGTGTTCCCTTACACCATCCGCGTAGTATCGGAAATCACCGAGTCCAACGGTTCCAGCTCCATGGCTTCCGTGTGCGGTGCTTCACTGGCGCTGATGGACGCTGGTGTACCAATGAAGGCGCCGGTTGCCGGTATCGCCATGGGCCTGGTCAAGGAAGGCGAGAAGTTCGCAGTCCTGACCGACATCCTGGGTGACGAAGACCACCTGGGCGACATGGACTTCAAGGTAGCCGGTACCGCCAAAGGCGTCACCGCGCTGCAGATGGACATCAAGATCAAGGGCATCACCGAAGAGATCATGGAGATCGCCCTGGGCCAGGCCCTGGAAGCTCGCCTGAACATCCTCGGTCAGATGAACCAGATCATCGGTCAGTCCCGTACCGAGCTGTCGGCCAACGCTCCGACCATGATCGCGATGAAGATCGACACCGACAAGATCCGTGACGTCATCGGTAAAGGCGGCGCCACCATCCGCGCGATCTGTGAAGAAACCAAGGCTTCGATCGACATCGAAGACGACGGCTCGATCAAGATCTTCGGCGAAACCAAGGAAGCTGCAGAGGCCGCGCGTCAGCGCGTTCTGGGCATCACCGCGGAAGCCGAGATCGGCAAGATCTACGTCGGCAAGGTTGAGCGCATCGTCGACTTCGGCGCCTTCGTCAACATCCTGCCGGGCAAGGATGGTCTGGTGCACATCTCCATGCTGAGCGACGCTCGCGTTGAGAAAGTCACCGACATCCTGAAAGAAGGCCAGGAAGTGGAAGTGCTGGTACTGGACGTGGACAACCGCGGCCGTATCAAGCTGTCCATCAAAGACGTGGCAGCAGCCAAGGCTTCGGGCGTTTAA